The following proteins come from a genomic window of Mucinivorans hirudinis:
- a CDS encoding NAD-dependent protein deacetylase of SIR2 family, with product MKNIVIFTGAGVSAESGIATFRDSDGLWANYSIEDVCTPQALARNRGGVIDFYNMRRREVLSKKPNDAHLALKRLENHFHTTIVTQNVDDLHERAGSHNVIHLHGEIGKLCSSRDTSKTVKIEGWEQRLDERHADGSLLRPFIVFFGEQVPMLEEAIDIVQKADIFVVIGTSLQVYPAASLLCYLREAVPVYVVDPKAPPLSLRNNPIVVIRQTAAKGVPELVNGLIEGSLA from the coding sequence ATGAAAAACATTGTAATATTTACAGGCGCAGGAGTTAGCGCCGAGAGTGGCATTGCCACTTTTCGCGATAGCGATGGGTTGTGGGCAAACTACAGCATCGAGGATGTCTGCACGCCCCAGGCGCTCGCACGCAACCGTGGCGGTGTTATCGACTTCTACAATATGCGTCGCCGCGAGGTGCTCTCCAAAAAGCCCAATGATGCTCATCTGGCTTTGAAAAGACTTGAAAACCATTTTCATACAACAATCGTAACCCAGAATGTGGACGATTTGCACGAGAGAGCCGGCAGCCATAATGTCATCCACCTTCACGGCGAAATAGGCAAGCTGTGCAGCTCGCGCGACACCTCTAAAACCGTGAAAATCGAAGGTTGGGAGCAGCGATTGGATGAACGGCACGCCGACGGCTCACTTCTACGTCCCTTTATTGTCTTCTTTGGCGAGCAGGTGCCGATGTTGGAGGAGGCTATCGACATAGTGCAAAAGGCTGACATATTTGTCGTTATCGGCACTTCGCTTCAGGTCTATCCGGCTGCCTCGCTGCTATGTTACCTGCGCGAAGCGGTGCCCGTATATGTGGTAGACCCGAAAGCTCCGCCACTATCGCTGCGCAACAATCCGATTGTGGTGATTCGCCAGACAGCTGCCAAGGGTGTTCCCGAGCTGGTTAATGGTTTGATTGAAGGAAGTTTAGCATAG
- a CDS encoding Lysophospholipase: MQQTFILPDDYQGRVIATLFERIAPSSDKAILYIHGYIDYFFQEHLAEHFNKAGYNFYALELRKYGRSLLPHQRAFYCRSLTEYFPEIDLALQTINGEGCKEISLMGHSTGGLTTSLYMSQGRERGRVNSLILNSPFFEFNTHWFNRNISIPLSAFISRLFPYAHKAGELSEHLAASMHLSMKGEWEYDLAMKPAADVPLDFAWLGAVRAGQRQLKKGLHINVPVLVMYSSKSIWSKQWGDDFLRGDSVLNVRDIAHYAPRLGADVTQVEIEDGMHDLTLSRKDVREKVFETMLNFLQSNH; the protein is encoded by the coding sequence GATTACCAAGGCAGAGTTATTGCAACCCTTTTTGAGCGCATTGCGCCAAGCTCGGACAAGGCAATACTTTACATTCACGGTTACATTGACTATTTTTTTCAGGAGCACCTTGCCGAACACTTCAACAAGGCGGGGTATAACTTTTATGCTCTGGAACTTCGCAAGTACGGGCGCTCGCTCCTACCACACCAAAGAGCCTTTTACTGCCGCTCGCTCACAGAATATTTTCCGGAGATAGACCTTGCATTGCAGACCATCAACGGCGAGGGATGCAAAGAAATATCTCTTATGGGACACTCCACCGGCGGGCTTACAACCTCCCTCTATATGAGCCAAGGCAGGGAACGCGGGCGAGTCAATAGCTTGATACTTAACAGCCCTTTCTTTGAGTTCAATACACATTGGTTCAATCGCAATATCTCGATTCCACTCTCTGCATTTATCTCACGACTCTTTCCATACGCCCACAAAGCGGGAGAACTTTCCGAACATCTGGCAGCGAGTATGCACCTATCTATGAAGGGGGAGTGGGAGTATGACTTGGCGATGAAGCCTGCCGCGGATGTGCCGCTCGACTTTGCGTGGCTCGGGGCGGTGCGCGCAGGGCAGAGGCAGCTCAAAAAGGGGTTGCATATCAACGTGCCTGTGCTGGTAATGTACTCATCGAAAAGCATTTGGAGCAAACAATGGGGCGATGACTTTCTGCGCGGCGATTCGGTGCTAAACGTTAGAGATATAGCTCACTACGCGCCGCGATTGGGGGCGGATGTCACGCAAGTCGAGATTGAGGATGGGATGCACGACCTCACACTCTCGCGCAAGGATGTGCGCGAGAAAGTTTTTGAGACTATGCTAAACTTCCTTCAATCAAACCATTAA